Proteins co-encoded in one Balneolaceae bacterium genomic window:
- a CDS encoding lipopolysaccharide biosynthesis protein, with protein MKNLREKTVNGVFWSFIQNFSVQINAFIVGIILARLLSPREFGLIGMLTIFIALSSTLVNSGLKDALIRNPNCTEEDYSTAFFFNVGMSFGLYLILFFSAGLIAQFYNEPELVSLVRVLSITLIINAFILIQKAKLTKELDFKLLTKVDVIASVIAGVIAIAMAFYGFGVWSLVAKTLLISLFTLILYWFWSKWVPKFTFSKQSFKEMFSFGSRLAVHGIIGQIYLSIYYLIIGKYYSAEQLGHYTKADGFKNFPSKGITGIVQKVTYPVLSNIQDDPKRLKQAYRKLTKIISLVTITLLFGLSAVAENFSVLLLGEEWRLTGEFLKILCFSAIFYPLDALNSNMLKVAGKSDIILNIGIARKFMAIPVILSVIFIGIKVMLYVMIVHQFFSFWLISHYGGKTISYGTLVQVKDFTAAVLVSSIMYFAIYMMPFYFEVNILILVSVQILVGAIISIILYELFNVDGYKYLKKGGLEKWASTKK; from the coding sequence TTGAAGAACTTAAGGGAAAAAACCGTAAATGGTGTATTCTGGAGCTTTATCCAGAATTTTTCTGTCCAAATTAATGCATTTATAGTTGGTATTATATTAGCCCGTTTATTGTCTCCAAGAGAATTTGGATTAATTGGTATGTTAACCATATTCATTGCACTGTCCAGCACACTTGTTAACAGTGGTTTGAAAGACGCATTAATTCGAAATCCCAACTGTACTGAAGAAGATTACTCTACTGCTTTTTTCTTTAACGTGGGAATGAGTTTTGGACTCTACCTCATCTTATTCTTCAGTGCAGGATTGATCGCTCAATTTTATAATGAACCAGAATTGGTCAGTTTGGTAAGGGTTTTGAGTATTACATTAATCATTAATGCCTTTATACTGATTCAAAAAGCTAAGTTAACCAAAGAGCTTGATTTTAAACTGTTAACAAAGGTTGATGTTATTGCTTCTGTAATAGCAGGTGTAATTGCGATTGCCATGGCTTTTTATGGTTTTGGTGTATGGAGCCTGGTAGCCAAAACATTATTAATAAGTCTTTTTACCTTGATTCTTTATTGGTTTTGGAGTAAGTGGGTTCCCAAGTTCACGTTTAGCAAACAGTCATTTAAAGAGATGTTTTCTTTTGGTAGCAGACTTGCAGTACATGGGATAATTGGCCAAATATATCTGAGCATATACTATTTAATAATTGGAAAATATTATAGTGCCGAGCAGCTTGGGCATTACACAAAAGCAGATGGGTTTAAAAATTTCCCTTCAAAAGGTATTACCGGGATTGTTCAGAAAGTAACGTACCCTGTTTTATCCAATATTCAGGATGACCCGAAGCGCCTTAAACAGGCCTATAGAAAGCTAACAAAGATAATTTCTTTGGTGACCATAACATTACTATTTGGATTATCTGCTGTTGCCGAAAATTTTTCGGTACTGTTACTTGGGGAAGAATGGAGGCTCACAGGAGAGTTTTTGAAAATATTATGTTTTTCAGCAATATTTTATCCATTAGATGCCCTGAACTCAAATATGTTAAAAGTTGCAGGAAAGTCTGATATCATATTAAATATTGGAATTGCAAGGAAGTTTATGGCAATTCCTGTGATTTTATCTGTAATATTTATTGGTATTAAGGTAATGCTGTATGTTATGATAGTTCATCAGTTTTTTTCTTTTTGGTTGATAAGTCATTATGGAGGTAAAACGATAAGCTATGGTACTTTGGTACAGGTTAAAGACTTTACTGCAGCAGTGCTGGTAAGTTCAATTATGTATTTTGCCATTTATATGATGCCATTTTATTTCGAGGTGAATATTTTGATTTTAGTTTCAGTTCAAATTTTGGTAGGGGCAATTATCAGTATTATTTTGTATGAATTATTCAATGTAGATGGCTATAAATATTTAAAAAAGGGAGGGTTGGAAAAATGGGCGTCAACAAAAAAATAA